A stretch of Gammaproteobacteria bacterium DNA encodes these proteins:
- a CDS encoding helix-turn-helix transcriptional regulator, whose product MKSASEHQSLLTRSPIARALAVIGDRWTMVVLREMFSGATRFGELAAATGASRATLTKRLRAMVDNGLLYQSPYQTRPPRFEYRLTVKGSALYDTALAAWAWESRWTQAARRNLPMRLTHRSCGHRFTPVAVCGRCGTAISIRDIRFRAGVVSETQQEYLNDGSLRRSSTFSVAAGTGSGMFLHFIDVVADHWTPLVLAATFMGLRRYDELRRELGVATNILAHRLKLLVEAGVLQPQPGRAGARRLEYRLTDKGRELIVPTLAIHLWSMEWMPADSEPSMKLLHSCSARPLKMRMECNRCHGALRAQDVAAE is encoded by the coding sequence TTGAAATCCGCATCGGAGCACCAATCACTGCTGACGCGCAGCCCCATCGCAAGGGCGCTGGCGGTGATCGGCGACCGCTGGACCATGGTGGTACTGCGCGAGATGTTTTCCGGGGCTACACGCTTCGGCGAACTGGCTGCGGCGACAGGGGCGAGCCGCGCCACGTTGACCAAGCGATTGCGGGCGATGGTGGATAACGGTTTGCTGTACCAGAGCCCCTACCAGACCCGACCGCCGCGATTCGAGTATCGCCTGACCGTCAAGGGGTCCGCGCTCTACGATACCGCGCTCGCGGCATGGGCATGGGAATCGCGCTGGACCCAGGCGGCGCGGCGCAACCTGCCGATGCGCCTGACGCATCGCAGTTGTGGCCACCGCTTCACCCCGGTCGCCGTCTGCGGACGCTGCGGCACCGCAATTTCCATCCGCGACATCCGCTTCAGGGCGGGCGTCGTCTCGGAGACGCAACAGGAATACCTCAACGACGGATCGCTGCGGCGCTCGTCCACGTTTTCCGTGGCGGCGGGAACCGGGAGCGGCATGTTCCTGCATTTCATCGATGTGGTGGCCGATCACTGGACGCCGCTGGTGCTCGCGGCCACGTTCATGGGTTTGCGCCGTTACGACGAACTGCGGCGCGAACTGGGCGTCGCGACCAATATCCTTGCCCATCGCCTGAAGCTTCTGGTCGAGGCGGGCGTGCTGCAGCCGCAACCCGGCCGCGCCGGTGCGCGCCGGCTGGAATATCGTCTCACCGACAAGGGGCGCGAGTTGATCGTGCCGACCCTGGCAATCCATCTCTGGAGCATGGAATGGATGCCCGCGGATAGCGAGCCCAGCATGAAGCTGTTGCACAGCTGCTCTGCCAGGCCGCTCAAGATGCGCATGGAATGCAATCGCTGTCACGGAGCATTGCGCGCACAGGACGTTGCGGCGGAATGA
- a CDS encoding DUF1295 domain-containing protein, whose protein sequence is MAAILSSLSLSATAVLCSVLALWLLSIRLRDVSIIDLAYGLLIGAVALLGFLRSDSRGELQYLALAAITIWMTRYTLHVFRRNIGKGEDPRYTRLRGWVGSERAFRWFSLRQVFLHQGVVIWLISLPLQLIMCGPATAAGILAYAGLLLWGAGFITEAVADRQLTRFRNNPAQRGQILDTGLWRYSRHPNYFGDACVHWGIYLMACSVPWGAATIIGPVAITHYLLNVTGMRTLEKKMLREKPAYADYVKRTSGFVPLPPLRNARLRADRS, encoded by the coding sequence ATGGCGGCAATCCTGTCATCACTGTCGCTGAGTGCCACAGCGGTCCTGTGCTCGGTGCTCGCGCTCTGGCTGCTGTCGATCCGCCTGCGCGACGTCAGCATCATCGACCTTGCCTACGGGCTGCTGATCGGCGCGGTTGCGCTGCTCGGCTTTCTGCGCAGTGATTCACGCGGCGAATTGCAGTACCTGGCACTCGCCGCGATCACGATATGGATGACGCGCTACACACTGCATGTCTTCCGCCGCAATATCGGCAAGGGAGAAGACCCGCGTTACACCAGGCTGCGCGGCTGGGTGGGAAGCGAACGCGCATTCCGCTGGTTCAGCCTGCGCCAGGTATTTCTGCACCAGGGCGTGGTGATATGGCTGATCAGCCTGCCGCTGCAACTGATCATGTGCGGCCCCGCAACCGCGGCGGGCATCCTGGCGTACGCCGGGCTGCTGCTCTGGGGAGCAGGATTCATCACCGAGGCCGTGGCCGATCGTCAACTCACCCGCTTTCGCAACAACCCGGCGCAACGCGGTCAAATCCTCGATACCGGCTTGTGGCGCTACAGCCGCCATCCCAACTATTTCGGCGATGCCTGTGTGCACTGGGGAATCTATCTGATGGCCTGTTCGGTACCCTGGGGCGCCGCAACCATCATCGGACCGGTGGCGATCACCCACTACCTGCTGAACGTCACCGGCATGCGTACCCTGGAGAAGAAAATGCTGCGGGAAAAACCCGCTTACGCCGATTACGTGAAGCGCACCAGCGGATTCGTGCCGCTGCCGCCGTTGCGCAACGCCCGGCTCAGGGCAGATAGGTCTTGA
- a CDS encoding enoyl-CoA hydratase/isomerase family protein, translating to MSKFETVDYAIDAGVALITLNRPQSMNAFNRRMRGDVFEAVRLASADPQVRVAVLTGAGRAFSAGADLGDGLPPLVQLQIDEEYKPALMAIAAAPKPFIAAVNGAAAGIGASFAMSCDLMVMADNAYIYEAFMAIALVPDGGATWHLARQLGPKRAFEVIVEGEKIGAARCVDLGLANRVVPAAQLLDEALRWAHGLAAKAPLALRYSKEALARAMQLDLPDTISYEAKLQNITMLSEDAKEGVKAFFEKRPAAFKGS from the coding sequence ATGAGCAAGTTCGAAACCGTCGATTATGCGATCGACGCCGGCGTGGCGCTGATCACGCTGAACCGCCCCCAGTCGATGAACGCGTTCAATCGCCGGATGCGCGGCGATGTATTCGAGGCAGTGCGGTTGGCGAGCGCCGATCCGCAGGTGCGGGTCGCCGTCCTGACCGGTGCGGGGCGTGCGTTCAGCGCCGGTGCCGATCTCGGCGACGGGCTGCCGCCACTGGTGCAGTTGCAGATCGACGAGGAATACAAGCCGGCCCTGATGGCGATCGCCGCGGCGCCCAAGCCCTTCATCGCTGCGGTCAACGGTGCCGCGGCCGGGATCGGTGCCTCCTTCGCGATGAGCTGCGACCTGATGGTGATGGCCGACAATGCCTATATCTACGAGGCCTTCATGGCGATCGCGCTGGTGCCCGATGGCGGCGCGACCTGGCACCTGGCGCGCCAGCTCGGACCCAAGCGCGCCTTCGAGGTGATCGTCGAGGGCGAGAAGATCGGCGCGGCGCGTTGCGTCGATCTCGGGCTGGCAAACCGCGTGGTGCCTGCCGCGCAGTTGCTCGACGAGGCCCTGCGCTGGGCGCACGGGCTGGCGGCCAAGGCGCCGCTGGCCTTGCGCTATTCCAAGGAGGCGCTGGCCCGTGCCATGCAGCTCGACCTGCCCGACACCATTTCCTACGAGGCCAAGCTGCAGAACATCACCATGCTGAGCGAAGACGCCAAAGAGGGTGTGAAAGCATTTTTCGAGAAACGCCCGGCGGCGTTCAAGGGGAGTTGA
- a CDS encoding DUF1611 domain-containing protein: MNTEPWRDDIRAIGKPYLLFLGDITDPSDAKTAQGIHQWRREWCTAQLRMPGCVVDLGLPDMNPQQAAAAGVRSLVIGIAPDGGALPARWRPSLFAALEAGLDLVCGLHQRLAADSELAEHARRYGRRLVDVRNTPVALTPGNGAPRSGKRLLSVGTDCAVGKKYTVLALERALRARGTSVDYRATGQTGVLIAERGLAIDAVISDFVSGAAEWLSPANEPGHWDLIEGQGSLFHPSYAAVTLGLIHGSQPDALVLCHETGRRHIGNLPGYPIPTLGRCMDAYLQAARLTNPAVRFVGIALNTASCDDATAHRAIEAAAAETGLPSTDPLRFGCEAIAAAMEEI; the protein is encoded by the coding sequence ATGAACACAGAGCCCTGGCGCGACGATATCCGCGCGATCGGGAAGCCCTACCTGCTGTTCCTCGGCGACATCACCGACCCGAGCGACGCCAAGACCGCGCAGGGCATCCACCAGTGGCGCCGCGAATGGTGCACCGCGCAACTGCGTATGCCCGGCTGCGTGGTCGATCTCGGCTTGCCCGACATGAACCCGCAACAGGCGGCGGCAGCGGGTGTGCGCAGCCTCGTGATCGGCATCGCGCCCGATGGCGGTGCGTTGCCGGCGCGCTGGCGTCCGAGCCTGTTCGCCGCACTCGAGGCGGGTCTTGACCTGGTGTGCGGTCTGCACCAGCGCCTGGCCGCGGACAGCGAACTGGCCGAACACGCGCGCCGCTATGGGCGGCGCCTGGTCGATGTGCGCAATACACCCGTGGCGCTCACGCCCGGCAACGGCGCGCCGCGCAGCGGCAAGCGCCTGCTCAGCGTCGGCACCGACTGCGCGGTCGGCAAGAAATACACCGTGCTGGCGCTCGAACGCGCACTGCGCGCGCGCGGCACGAGCGTCGATTACCGCGCCACCGGCCAGACCGGCGTGCTGATCGCCGAGCGCGGCCTGGCGATCGACGCGGTAATCTCGGACTTCGTCTCGGGCGCGGCCGAATGGCTGTCACCGGCCAACGAACCCGGGCACTGGGACCTGATCGAAGGCCAGGGCTCGCTGTTTCACCCCTCGTATGCCGCCGTGACCCTCGGCCTGATCCACGGCAGCCAGCCCGATGCACTGGTGCTGTGCCATGAAACGGGACGCCGCCATATCGGCAACCTGCCGGGGTATCCGATACCCACTTTGGGACGCTGCATGGACGCCTACCTGCAGGCCGCGCGCCTGACCAACCCGGCGGTGCGCTTCGTGGGCATCGCGCTGAATACCGCCTCCTGCGACGATGCCACCGCGCACCGCGCGATCGAGGCCGCGGCCGCCGAGACCGGCCTGCCCTCTACCGATCCCCTGCGTTTCGGTTGCGAAGCGATTGCGGCAGCGATGGAGGAGATCTGA
- a CDS encoding dipeptide epimerase, whose product MRAIARSETWAVRGGFRISRGASTLSHVLHVRIEAHGIRAQGEAEAAEFNIDEAAACVARCRDFLATLEPSYTRERLQHDLPRGPIRNAIDCALWDLEAKRSGRRAWELAGIDPAPVRTLYTLSLDTPAVMAEAARTHAHWPWLKLKLGADGDIERVQAVRAAAPQAKLLVDANGGWNLAQLNHYAPLLADLGVSVIEQPLPTGNDRALDGYSGQLPICADESCTDRASLDTLPATYRFINIKLDKTGGLSEALALAERARTRGLGVMVGCNLGTSLAIAPALLIARHADVVDLDSPLLLAGDREPALRFETDLVHWPESALWG is encoded by the coding sequence ATGCGCGCGATCGCACGCTCCGAAACCTGGGCGGTGCGTGGCGGCTTCCGGATTTCGCGCGGGGCAAGCACGCTGAGCCACGTGCTGCATGTGAGGATCGAAGCCCACGGCATCCGCGCCCAGGGCGAGGCGGAGGCTGCCGAATTCAATATCGACGAGGCCGCCGCCTGTGTTGCGCGCTGCCGGGATTTTCTCGCCACACTCGAGCCGTCGTATACCCGCGAGCGCCTGCAGCACGATCTGCCGCGCGGGCCGATCCGCAATGCCATCGACTGCGCGTTGTGGGACCTCGAGGCAAAACGCAGTGGCCGGCGTGCCTGGGAACTGGCCGGCATCGATCCGGCGCCGGTACGCACGCTGTACACGCTCTCGCTCGACACACCAGCGGTCATGGCCGAGGCGGCACGCACCCACGCCCACTGGCCGTGGCTGAAGCTGAAACTCGGCGCCGACGGCGATATCGAAAGAGTACAGGCCGTGCGCGCCGCGGCGCCGCAGGCAAAACTATTGGTGGACGCGAACGGCGGCTGGAATCTTGCCCAGCTCAACCACTACGCGCCACTGCTGGCGGATCTCGGGGTGAGCGTGATCGAGCAACCGCTGCCCACGGGAAATGATCGGGCGCTCGACGGCTACAGCGGCCAGCTGCCGATCTGCGCCGACGAGTCCTGCACCGACCGGGCCAGCCTCGACACGCTGCCCGCGACGTATCGCTTCATCAACATAAAGCTCGACAAGACCGGCGGACTCAGCGAAGCACTGGCGCTCGCCGAGCGCGCGCGCACGCGCGGCCTGGGCGTGATGGTCGGCTGCAATCTCGGCACCTCGCTGGCCATCGCACCGGCATTGCTGATCGCGCGCCACGCCGATGTCGTCGATCTCGACTCACCGTTGCTGCTGGCCGGTGACCGCGAGCCGGCGCTGCGTTTCGAAACAGATCTCGTTCACTGGCCGGAGTCTGCATTATGGGGTTGA
- a CDS encoding amidohydrolase family protein yields MGLRIVCTGLGLLLAATLQADTLFRAASIVDGSGAQPYTADLRVRGTRIAAIGALQPATTDTIIDAQGLVLAPGFIDPHSHHDEHLERLPDAAAAVSQGITTIVVGVDGESIHPFRDRLPQPVAVNLASFSGHGTLRRAVLGEDYRRLASATEVARMQQLLQADMDAGALGLSTGLEYDPGIYSATAEIVALARTAAAAGGIYASHMRSEDVKLDEAIDELATIARAAKIPAHVSHLKLALIDRWGKAGTVLEKLDALRAEGLDITADAYPYTYWHSSLTVLFPARDFSDMEAARQALLHSTPAAGLRLSRYQPEPRFVGMTLEQIAAERNEAPEITLLWLINRAYPDGNLDAAEDVEAVMGTSMREDDVAAILAWPHTSVCSDGALEDGHPRGAGAFTRYLRDHVLNREPADLAAGIHRMTGKSATQMRIRDRGRIGIGRYADLVLFDPHTVRDRADLDNPGALSTGMHGVWVNGERVWDGSRSTGALPGQIVTRDTVL; encoded by the coding sequence ATGGGGTTGAGAATCGTCTGCACCGGACTCGGCCTGCTGCTCGCCGCAACGCTGCAGGCGGATACGCTGTTTCGCGCGGCATCGATCGTCGATGGCAGCGGCGCACAACCCTACACTGCGGATCTTCGCGTGCGCGGCACGCGCATCGCGGCAATCGGTGCGCTGCAGCCCGCAACCACCGACACGATCATCGATGCGCAGGGTCTGGTGCTCGCCCCGGGCTTCATCGATCCGCACAGCCACCACGACGAGCACCTCGAGCGCCTGCCGGACGCGGCGGCCGCGGTATCGCAGGGCATCACCACCATCGTGGTCGGCGTCGACGGGGAATCGATCCATCCTTTCCGCGACCGGCTGCCGCAACCGGTGGCCGTCAACCTTGCCTCCTTCAGCGGCCACGGCACGCTGCGGCGCGCGGTGCTCGGCGAGGATTACCGGCGCCTCGCGAGCGCGACCGAAGTCGCCCGCATGCAGCAACTGCTGCAGGCCGATATGGACGCCGGCGCGCTCGGACTGTCGACCGGACTCGAATACGATCCGGGCATCTACTCCGCCACCGCGGAAATCGTGGCGCTGGCGCGCACCGCGGCTGCGGCCGGCGGGATCTACGCCAGCCATATGCGCAGCGAGGATGTGAAACTCGACGAGGCGATCGATGAACTTGCCACCATCGCGCGCGCGGCAAAAATTCCCGCCCACGTCTCGCACCTGAAGCTGGCGCTGATCGATCGCTGGGGCAAGGCCGGCACCGTGCTGGAAAAACTCGATGCGCTGCGCGCCGAAGGGCTCGATATCACGGCCGATGCCTATCCCTATACCTACTGGCACTCGAGCCTGACGGTGCTGTTTCCGGCGCGCGATTTCTCCGACATGGAGGCTGCGCGCCAGGCGCTGCTGCACAGCACGCCGGCCGCCGGCCTGCGACTCTCGCGCTACCAGCCCGAGCCGCGCTTCGTCGGCATGACGCTCGAACAGATTGCCGCCGAGCGCAACGAGGCACCCGAAATCACCCTGCTGTGGCTGATCAACCGCGCCTACCCGGACGGCAATCTCGATGCGGCTGAAGATGTCGAGGCGGTGATGGGCACCTCGATGCGCGAGGACGACGTGGCGGCGATCCTCGCATGGCCGCACACCAGCGTGTGTTCCGACGGCGCGCTCGAGGACGGGCATCCGCGCGGCGCCGGGGCGTTCACCCGCTACCTGCGCGACCACGTGCTGAACCGCGAGCCCGCCGATCTCGCCGCCGGCATCCACCGCATGACCGGCAAGAGCGCAACACAGATGCGCATCCGCGATCGCGGACGTATCGGCATCGGTCGCTACGCCGACCTGGTGCTGTTCGATCCGCACACCGTGCGCGATCGCGCCGACCTCGACAACCCGGGTGCGCTGTCGACCGGAATGCATGGCGTATGGGTCAATGGCGAACGCGTCTGGGATGGCTCCCGCAGCACCGGCGCCCTGCCGGGGCAGATCGTGACCCGCGACACCGTCCTGTAG
- a CDS encoding translation initiation factor, producing MGKQRNDNRTSSPPAPASPFAALQSLRGSLPPGAAEPAPAAGSTSCFDTKVVISRERKGRGGKTVTVVRGVLLQGAMLEDFASEMRRALGTGGSVEDALIVVAGDQVQRAAAWLRARGASRIVIAN from the coding sequence ATGGGCAAACAGCGCAACGACAACCGGACATCCTCTCCACCCGCGCCTGCCAGCCCCTTTGCCGCACTGCAGTCACTGCGCGGTTCGCTGCCGCCGGGCGCCGCGGAACCGGCGCCGGCTGCGGGCAGCACGTCGTGTTTTGACACCAAGGTGGTGATCAGCCGCGAGCGCAAGGGCCGCGGCGGCAAGACCGTGACCGTGGTGCGCGGGGTGCTGCTGCAGGGTGCCATGCTCGAGGATTTCGCCAGTGAAATGCGCCGTGCGCTAGGTACCGGTGGCAGCGTGGAGGACGCGCTCATCGTGGTGGCGGGCGATCAGGTCCAGCGCGCCGCCGCCTGGCTGCGCGCCAGGGGCGCCTCACGCATCGTCATCGCCAACTGA
- a CDS encoding anion permease, giving the protein MDWQGWFTIALTVSVLLTLVTVPRLSTDLVLMGALFVLSVTGILTPEQALSGFSNSGLITVAGMFVVAAGIRNSGGVDLIVERILGRPAGHRPALLRLMVPVALLSGFLNNTPVVATMIPAVSQWARRIRLPSSALMIPLSYASILGGTMTLIGTSTNLVVNGQYQALTGKEGFGLFAITPIGMIAVLCGVTFVVLLAPILLKARRSPDETFADTRNFTFEVAVARDGPLVGKTIQEAGLRHLQRIYLAEIEREGAVITAVAPEETLRGGDRLVFVGETEAIVDILRINGLVAAVGSKPALERSVPERRLVEAVVAQHCEVVGSTVRDGNFRDRYGAVVLAVARNGEHIRGRLSSITLEAGDVLLLEARPAVMNRLRQSRDFLLMNELEHDLPDHSHAWLSWGILGAIVALATFGVTSMLNASLLGAALMLLTRCIKVSDARRSLDLPVLITIAASFALGNAIEQSGAAAFLGQGLLAAAGTNPWLLLGLTYLSVMTLTEMITNNAAAMLMLPVVLAVTKTAGLNDIPYVITVMMAASASFATPIGYQCNLMVYGPGGYRFSDFFRIGIPMNLLMATVTIISVPLLWPLQG; this is encoded by the coding sequence ATGGATTGGCAGGGTTGGTTCACGATCGCGCTGACGGTTTCGGTACTGCTGACGCTGGTTACCGTTCCGCGTCTCAGCACCGATCTGGTGTTGATGGGTGCGCTGTTCGTGCTCAGTGTCACCGGTATTCTGACGCCCGAGCAGGCACTGTCGGGGTTCAGCAATTCGGGCCTGATAACCGTGGCCGGAATGTTCGTGGTGGCGGCCGGTATCCGCAATTCCGGTGGCGTGGACCTGATCGTGGAACGCATCCTCGGGCGGCCTGCCGGTCATCGCCCGGCGCTGCTCCGGTTGATGGTGCCGGTGGCGCTGCTGTCGGGCTTCCTGAACAACACGCCGGTGGTCGCGACCATGATTCCGGCGGTCAGCCAGTGGGCGCGACGTATCCGTCTGCCCAGTTCCGCATTGATGATTCCGCTCAGCTACGCCTCGATTCTGGGCGGCACCATGACCCTGATCGGTACCAGCACCAACCTGGTGGTGAACGGCCAGTACCAGGCGCTGACCGGCAAAGAGGGCTTTGGATTGTTTGCAATCACGCCGATCGGAATGATAGCCGTTCTGTGCGGTGTGACCTTCGTGGTGCTGCTGGCGCCGATCCTGCTGAAGGCACGTCGCAGCCCGGACGAGACCTTTGCCGATACCCGCAATTTCACCTTCGAGGTGGCGGTGGCGCGTGACGGACCGCTGGTCGGCAAGACCATCCAGGAAGCCGGCCTGCGCCATCTGCAACGCATCTATCTCGCCGAAATCGAGCGCGAAGGCGCGGTCATCACCGCGGTGGCACCGGAGGAAACCCTGCGTGGCGGTGATCGCCTGGTATTCGTCGGCGAGACCGAGGCGATCGTGGATATCCTGCGCATCAACGGCCTGGTGGCCGCCGTGGGCAGCAAGCCCGCGCTCGAGCGCAGTGTGCCCGAGCGGCGCCTGGTCGAGGCAGTGGTGGCGCAGCATTGCGAAGTCGTGGGCAGTACCGTCCGTGATGGAAACTTTCGCGATCGCTATGGGGCAGTGGTGCTGGCGGTGGCGCGCAACGGCGAGCATATCCGCGGGCGGCTCAGTTCGATCACTCTCGAGGCCGGTGATGTGCTGCTGCTGGAGGCCCGTCCGGCGGTGATGAACCGGCTGCGCCAGTCGCGCGATTTCCTGCTGATGAACGAACTGGAGCACGATCTGCCGGATCACAGTCACGCCTGGCTGTCATGGGGTATTCTCGGTGCGATCGTGGCGCTGGCAACCTTCGGCGTGACCAGCATGCTGAACGCCTCGTTGCTCGGCGCGGCACTGATGCTGCTCACCCGCTGCATCAAGGTCAGCGATGCGCGGCGCAGCCTCGATCTGCCGGTGCTGATCACCATCGCGGCGAGCTTTGCCCTCGGCAATGCCATCGAGCAGAGCGGCGCAGCAGCGTTTCTCGGCCAGGGGCTGCTCGCGGCTGCCGGCACCAATCCGTGGCTGCTGCTCGGACTCACCTACCTCAGCGTGATGACGCTGACCGAGATGATCACCAACAACGCGGCGGCGATGCTGATGCTGCCGGTGGTGCTCGCGGTCACCAAGACCGCGGGGCTGAACGACATTCCGTACGTGATCACGGTGATGATGGCGGCTTCGGCAAGCTTTGCCACGCCCATAGGGTACCAGTGCAACCTGATGGTGTACGGACCGGGCGGTTACCGGTTCTCGGATTTTTTCCGTATCGGTATCCCGATGAACCTGCTGATGGCGACGGTCACGATCATCTCGGTGCCGCTGTTGTGGCCGCTGCAGGGTTGA
- a CDS encoding winged helix-turn-helix domain-containing protein — MTRQIRFGDWCFQPDTHMLAIGELQNVLEPKVARLLEYFLAHPDEVLSHDQLVNAVWDGRVISDEAVRRGISSLRHALAADGSNGYIKTIHKKGYLADFPPPLAESPDLALSPQNPDLLIAPAQSPIPPSVGSASRAGWRLLRPGFGFLALVVLLALGVYFLHQALREVPPPASSRVAASAPVTIAVLSFLNLSEDAGSGYFSDGLAEELLGLLAQVDAFQVTARSSSFQFKANQEDVRAVGRRLGVRYVLEGSVRKASDKVRIGVQLTDAQSGYNVWSETYERRLGDTFAVQQEIARNVVRKLQVAIVSTGDPLFNESSTASIEAHDEYLQARNLLATWVVSDADAAADHLQRAIALDPDYAAAYALLADAILIRASANNSVANAREVVAPLVRKALELEPGLGDAYVTRSWLSDDPAQRERDLRRGLELNPSSARGYAMLADLLASSSGRREEAFRLIDRARALDPLMPNNHHVKARMLVQQGQWAEAELLEKLAIELDPRFRAALVRLGNLSALKGDFAAAVTYGERATAIDPRAEWVRDELVWFYLDLDDLQGAIHANQPATPLGRMEILLAAGEWKSAGEILYALDNSVASRIEGAWVSKIALLHAHATGEYARALELAARRLGFHGTVPALDMPWELIQYAELARLLRESGDETGSLALTRTLLAQLPELERRTPGLARLTEIARAILLAQNADLAGALAALELASLSSPMTVWWIYLKNYPDFAALRSEPRFQALLARAEAHAARQRNLLGQMRNGGEIVGNKQGSPTSGDGRAKSAAF, encoded by the coding sequence ATGACTCGTCAGATACGCTTTGGCGATTGGTGTTTTCAACCCGATACCCACATGCTGGCGATCGGTGAGCTGCAGAATGTGCTCGAGCCCAAGGTTGCACGGTTGCTCGAGTACTTTCTCGCGCACCCGGACGAAGTGCTCAGCCATGACCAGCTGGTGAACGCAGTGTGGGATGGCCGGGTAATATCCGACGAGGCGGTGCGTCGCGGCATCTCCAGCTTGCGTCACGCGCTGGCCGCCGATGGATCGAATGGTTATATCAAGACCATTCACAAGAAAGGCTATCTTGCGGATTTCCCCCCGCCCCTTGCAGAATCGCCGGACCTGGCCCTGTCTCCGCAAAACCCGGATCTGCTGATAGCTCCTGCGCAATCACCGATCCCGCCATCCGTTGGCAGTGCGTCACGCGCCGGATGGCGTTTGCTGCGCCCCGGCTTCGGCTTCCTGGCGCTGGTGGTGCTACTGGCGCTGGGGGTGTATTTCCTGCACCAGGCATTACGTGAGGTTCCGCCGCCCGCGTCGTCCCGGGTTGCGGCCAGCGCACCTGTCACCATCGCGGTGCTTTCGTTCCTCAACCTGAGCGAGGATGCGGGCTCTGGTTATTTTTCGGACGGTCTCGCCGAGGAACTGCTGGGATTGCTCGCACAGGTCGATGCGTTTCAGGTGACCGCGCGATCCTCCTCGTTCCAGTTCAAGGCCAACCAGGAAGATGTTCGTGCGGTGGGTCGCCGGCTGGGTGTGCGTTATGTGCTCGAGGGCAGCGTGCGTAAAGCCTCCGACAAGGTGCGCATCGGTGTGCAGCTCACTGACGCCCAGAGTGGCTACAACGTCTGGAGCGAGACCTACGAGCGTCGTCTCGGAGATACCTTCGCGGTGCAGCAGGAAATTGCCCGCAACGTGGTGAGGAAATTGCAAGTTGCGATTGTCAGTACGGGAGACCCCCTGTTCAACGAAAGTTCCACGGCCAGCATCGAAGCCCATGATGAGTATCTGCAGGCGCGAAATCTGCTTGCCACCTGGGTTGTCAGTGATGCGGATGCCGCGGCCGACCATCTTCAACGGGCCATCGCACTCGATCCGGATTACGCCGCGGCTTACGCCCTGCTGGCCGATGCGATCCTGATCCGCGCATCGGCCAACAACAGCGTTGCGAATGCCCGTGAAGTCGTGGCACCGCTGGTTCGCAAGGCGCTCGAGCTCGAGCCAGGGCTCGGTGATGCTTATGTGACGAGGTCCTGGCTGAGCGATGATCCGGCACAGCGAGAGCGCGATCTGCGGCGTGGACTCGAATTGAACCCCAGTTCCGCGCGCGGTTACGCGATGCTTGCGGATCTGCTTGCGTCGTCTTCCGGGCGTCGTGAGGAGGCTTTTCGATTGATCGACCGCGCGCGTGCGCTCGACCCCCTGATGCCGAACAACCATCACGTGAAAGCCAGGATGCTGGTTCAGCAAGGTCAATGGGCGGAGGCAGAATTGCTCGAGAAACTGGCCATCGAACTGGATCCGCGATTTCGGGCCGCACTGGTGCGGCTCGGCAATCTGAGTGCATTGAAAGGCGATTTCGCCGCAGCGGTCACTTACGGCGAGCGCGCCACGGCGATCGACCCCCGCGCCGAGTGGGTGCGTGACGAGCTGGTATGGTTTTATCTCGATCTCGACGATCTGCAAGGTGCGATCCATGCCAACCAGCCGGCCACTCCCCTGGGCCGCATGGAGATCCTGCTCGCGGCGGGTGAGTGGAAGTCGGCAGGTGAAATCCTTTATGCCCTCGACAATTCGGTCGCCAGTCGGATCGAGGGCGCATGGGTGTCGAAAATCGCATTGCTGCATGCACATGCAACCGGTGAGTACGCACGCGCCCTCGAGTTGGCGGCCCGACGCCTGGGATTTCACGGCACCGTTCCCGCGCTCGATATGCCCTGGGAGCTCATCCAGTATGCGGAGCTCGCGCGGCTGCTGCGCGAGAGCGGTGACGAAACCGGATCGCTGGCGCTTACCCGGACCTTGCTGGCGCAGTTACCGGAGTTGGAACGACGGACTCCAGGCCTCGCGCGCCTCACCGAAATTGCCCGCGCCATCCTGCTTGCGCAGAATGCCGACCTGGCGGGCGCGCTTGCCGCGCTGGAGCTGGCTTCGCTGTCCTCGCCGATGACGGTCTGGTGGATCTATCTGAAGAATTATCCCGATTTTGCCGCTCTTCGGTCCGAGCCACGCTTCCAGGCCCTCCTTGCACGTGCCGAGGCACATGCCGCACGGCAGCGGAACCTGCTGGGGCAGATGCGCAACGGCGGCGAGATTGTCGGAAACAAGCAAGGGTCGCCCACAAGTGGCGATGGACGTGCGAAGTCCGCCGCGTTCTGA